A stretch of the Planktothricoides raciborskii GIHE-MW2 genome encodes the following:
- a CDS encoding glycosyltransferase family 1 protein, with product MIKNQKLLINLSFMIPKATGITTYAKNIIPYLRELNPTLLVSQTIRGYDCYQVPHNLTPDYGKKGHLSRILWTQLNLPKIYQNLNASLLFSPVTEAPLFSHCRWVVMVHDFIPLRFPNWRSPLTYYHRYYIPLVLQQAVHIVCNSQATAKDIIKYCQISPEKITPISLGYDAEHFRFLDLQTKNYFLYIGRCDPYKNLHRLIQAFANLPYRYDYELWLAGTPDHRYTPQLKAQVKELGLTQQVKFLEYVPFAQLPILINQAIALVFPSLWEGFGLPILEAMACGTPAIASNLSSLPEVVGNAGLLINPDHTAEITEAMNLVATDTKLRSQLRELSLNRATEFSWAKTGAATAKVLQQYI from the coding sequence ATGATTAAAAATCAGAAGTTATTGATAAATTTATCTTTTATGATTCCCAAAGCCACGGGAATTACCACTTATGCCAAAAATATTATTCCCTATTTAAGGGAGTTAAATCCTACTTTGTTAGTATCCCAAACAATTCGGGGCTATGACTGCTATCAAGTGCCGCATAATTTAACCCCTGATTATGGCAAAAAAGGACATTTATCCCGGATTCTCTGGACTCAATTAAATTTACCAAAAATTTACCAAAATTTAAACGCCAGTTTATTATTTTCCCCGGTCACAGAAGCGCCGTTATTTTCCCATTGTCGGTGGGTGGTGATGGTGCATGATTTTATTCCCTTGAGGTTTCCCAATTGGCGATCGCCCCTCACCTATTACCACCGTTATTATATTCCGTTGGTACTCCAGCAAGCAGTGCATATTGTTTGTAATTCCCAAGCCACCGCCAAAGATATTATTAAATATTGCCAGATTTCTCCAGAAAAAATTACCCCGATTTCTTTGGGGTATGATGCGGAACATTTTCGGTTTCTGGATTTACAAACTAAAAATTATTTCCTTTATATTGGTCGTTGCGATCCGTATAAAAATCTGCATCGTTTAATCCAAGCTTTTGCTAATTTGCCATATCGTTATGATTATGAATTATGGTTAGCAGGAACACCAGATCATCGCTATACTCCCCAGCTAAAAGCACAGGTAAAAGAGTTGGGTTTAACTCAGCAAGTGAAATTTTTAGAATATGTGCCTTTTGCCCAATTGCCTATATTAATTAATCAGGCGATCGCCCTAGTGTTTCCCAGTCTTTGGGAAGGCTTTGGTCTGCCAATTCTGGAAGCAATGGCTTGTGGGACTCCGGCGATCGCGTCTAATCTTTCTTCCTTACCGGAAGTGGTGGGCAATGCTGGTTTGTTAATAAATCCTGACCATACGGCAGAAATCACGGAGGCGATGAATCTTGTGGCAACAGATACAAAATTGCGTAGTCAGTTACGAGAACTTAGTTTAAATCGGGCGACTGAATTTAGTTGGGCAAAAACTGGGGCAGCAACCGCCAAGGTTTTGCAGCAATATATATAG
- the rimM gene encoding ribosome maturation factor RimM (Essential for efficient processing of 16S rRNA) — protein sequence MSEWIEIGKIVAPQGLRGEMRVYPSTDFPDRFLEPGQRWLLSPGDREPQPVELLDGRYLSNKSLYIVQLAGVETVEEAEALRGSLLLVPESDRPLLEEGEYHVRDLINLPVFLQETGELVGTVVDMISAGHDVLVVAAESKSLSANLSEDDLGSGKKQKAKKPKKPQLLIPFVMEIVPVVDLELGRIEITPPPGLLDVNNY from the coding sequence ATGTCTGAATGGATTGAAATTGGTAAAATTGTCGCCCCCCAAGGACTGCGGGGGGAAATGCGCGTTTATCCGAGTACGGATTTTCCCGATCGCTTTCTGGAACCGGGGCAACGGTGGCTATTGTCTCCTGGTGACAGGGAACCTCAGCCCGTTGAGTTGTTGGACGGTCGCTATCTGTCTAATAAAAGCTTATATATAGTGCAGTTGGCTGGGGTGGAGACGGTGGAAGAGGCGGAGGCATTGCGCGGTAGTCTGCTGCTGGTGCCGGAAAGCGATCGCCCCCTTTTAGAAGAAGGTGAATATCATGTCCGTGATTTGATTAATTTACCCGTTTTCCTTCAGGAAACAGGCGAACTCGTGGGGACGGTGGTGGATATGATTTCTGCCGGTCACGATGTTTTGGTGGTGGCGGCTGAGTCAAAATCCCTATCCGCTAATTTGAGCGAGGATGATTTGGGGTCGGGCAAAAAGCAAAAGGCAAAAAAGCCCAAAAAACCTCAGTTATTGATTCCTTTTGTGATGGAAATTGTCCCCGTGGTAGACCTCGAATTGGGGCGAATTGAGATTACCCCACCCCCCGGTTTGCTGGATGTAAATAATTATTAA
- a CDS encoding DUF4276 family protein, with protein MTSQSTTPAQPYRYVKFGLIFTGETEEIYLPKLFKTLMDLGSCSFEVIRRIPQLDPRTDRKQKLTVTGVQDKKIPSKDEKEITWPAKQYLNQSNTYAIVVDDLEHSRKSQGQAVFDLYRNALDILPPDQKYRASVHFLVNMLEAYYFADAQAINAVLGTSLTDYQGDVETIRNPKGDLKQRYPGFDEKKDGGKILQKLDLEKVLSNPDTCASLRTLFAWCLKCLGQPSTKEYQFLNGKLSEITRSQLENS; from the coding sequence ATGACCAGTCAATCAACCACCCCCGCTCAACCTTATCGCTATGTTAAGTTCGGATTAATCTTTACTGGAGAAACGGAAGAAATCTACTTGCCAAAGTTATTCAAAACGTTGATGGATCTAGGTAGTTGTTCTTTTGAAGTTATCCGGCGAATACCACAGCTAGATCCGAGAACGGATCGGAAGCAAAAGCTAACAGTTACGGGAGTTCAAGACAAAAAAATCCCCAGCAAAGATGAAAAGGAAATTACATGGCCTGCGAAGCAATATCTGAATCAATCAAACACCTATGCGATCGTGGTGGACGACCTAGAACATAGTCGCAAGTCTCAAGGACAAGCGGTTTTTGATCTATACCGAAATGCCCTGGATATATTACCACCAGACCAAAAATATCGTGCTTCGGTTCATTTTTTGGTGAATATGCTGGAAGCTTACTATTTTGCTGATGCTCAGGCTATTAATGCGGTGTTGGGAACGTCTTTAACAGATTATCAGGGAGATGTCGAAACGATCCGCAATCCCAAAGGTGATTTAAAACAACGATATCCGGGTTTTGACGAAAAAAAAGATGGGGGTAAAATTTTACAGAAGCTTGATTTAGAAAAAGTTTTGTCCAATCCTGACACCTGTGCATCTTTGAGGACGCTATTTGCCTGGTGTTTAAAGTGCTTGGGTCAACCATCGACCAAGGAATATCAGTTTCTCAATGGAAAATTGAGCGAAATCACCCGATCGCAATTAGAAAACAGTTAA
- a CDS encoding AAA family ATPase, translating to MMSNQLDCIEINNFRSLVNLRIKTNCLNLFFGPNGSGKSSLLDTIWFIRDCAIRGVDLASADRDHGIGLLWDGSENYENIAIAIETESSKYQVLFGYSAGRIEPFVGEKLYSKEKNLCLINREIGSNQAEFYQFSSGKLVSKILKKPEKLALTSYVAFEESDPAAADVDNLLRNVRFYHSRSASLYKIKRFGSESDYGERLQERGDNLWSVLRNLHDLREIDERYNTIVQFMKESFPSFNGMFIKQTGPRSVYGNFVEKKRRQPIFASGVSDGHIQMLLNLTALFSEGDNRTIILFDEPEISLHPWALAVFAKAVKLATEQWHKQVFIATHSPVLISQFEAENILTAEVDELGRTIIKRVNEIEDIQDLLADYDTGSLYMAEMVAAQSKPRFQESRK from the coding sequence ATGATGTCTAATCAATTAGATTGTATTGAAATTAATAATTTTCGCTCCCTGGTCAACCTGCGGATTAAAACCAATTGTCTGAATCTTTTTTTTGGACCAAATGGCTCAGGAAAATCTAGTTTATTGGATACAATCTGGTTTATCCGCGACTGTGCCATCCGAGGGGTGGATTTAGCTTCTGCCGATAGAGATCATGGGATTGGTTTGCTCTGGGATGGGTCCGAAAATTACGAGAATATTGCAATCGCGATCGAGACAGAATCCAGTAAGTATCAAGTGTTATTTGGGTATTCTGCCGGTAGAATCGAACCTTTTGTGGGGGAAAAACTATATTCTAAAGAAAAAAATCTCTGTTTAATTAATAGAGAAATCGGCAGTAACCAGGCTGAATTTTATCAATTTAGTAGTGGTAAATTAGTTTCAAAAATTTTAAAAAAACCGGAAAAACTCGCTTTAACAAGTTATGTAGCGTTTGAAGAAAGCGATCCGGCTGCCGCTGATGTAGATAACTTGCTTCGCAACGTGCGTTTTTATCATTCCCGATCAGCTTCCTTATATAAAATTAAAAGATTCGGTTCTGAATCAGATTATGGAGAAAGATTACAAGAGCGGGGAGATAACTTGTGGTCGGTGTTGAGAAACTTACACGATCTCCGGGAAATTGACGAGCGCTACAATACAATTGTCCAGTTTATGAAAGAAAGTTTTCCATCATTTAATGGAATGTTTATTAAGCAAACTGGGCCGCGATCTGTTTATGGAAACTTTGTAGAAAAAAAACGTCGGCAGCCAATATTTGCATCAGGAGTTTCTGATGGTCATATTCAGATGCTACTGAATCTTACTGCTTTATTTTCCGAAGGTGACAACCGCACTATAATTTTATTTGATGAGCCAGAAATATCTCTGCATCCCTGGGCATTAGCGGTTTTTGCTAAAGCGGTAAAGTTGGCTACTGAACAGTGGCATAAGCAGGTTTTTATTGCCACACATTCCCCCGTCCTCATTAGTCAATTTGAAGCAGAGAATATCTTAACTGCGGAGGTTGACGAATTGGGTCGGACAATCATAAAACGGGTCAATGAAATAGAAGATATTCAAGATTTGCTCGCAGATTATGATACGGGTTCACTGTATATGGCTGAAATGGTTGCGGCTCAAAGTAAGCCTCGGTTTCAGGAGTCCCGGAAATGA
- a CDS encoding valine--pyruvate transaminase: MNPALSKIGAQMSHLTGVRAIMKDIVETLRAGKGQEFINLSAGNPVILPEVEQLWRDCTADLLASHATCSTWGDPKTAVASEYGEVVCRYGASQGYQPFIEAVRDDFNRRYGLNLSNNNILITPGSQSIYFYAANAFGGYTADGSQLKKIVLPLSPDYTGYGGVTLVPEALIAYKPTLDIDEKANRFKYRPDFSQLAIDENTGCVIFSRPCNPTGNVLTQEEVEKIAALAAPYNVPVLVDSAYAPPYPALNFTDMTPIMGENIIHCISLSKAGLPGERIGIAIGDPEMIQVLECFQTNMCIHSPRYGQAIAARAIASGTLADIAETVIRPHYQQKFTVVENTLDQAMPKDLPWCLHRGEGAIFSWLWLPELPMTDWEFYQELKKVGVIVVPGSSFFPGLREDWPHTQQCIRISLTATDEELTTGMQRLAKVAAEVHQKVLVS; encoded by the coding sequence ATGAATCCTGCCCTGAGTAAAATTGGCGCCCAAATGTCCCACTTAACTGGAGTGCGGGCAATCATGAAAGATATCGTAGAAACGCTCCGTGCTGGGAAGGGGCAGGAATTTATTAATCTCAGCGCTGGCAACCCGGTGATTTTGCCGGAAGTTGAGCAACTATGGCGCGATTGTACTGCCGATTTGTTGGCTAGTCACGCCACTTGCTCTACTTGGGGAGACCCCAAGACCGCAGTGGCTTCGGAATATGGGGAGGTGGTTTGTCGCTACGGCGCCAGCCAAGGATATCAGCCGTTTATCGAAGCCGTCCGGGATGATTTTAACCGCCGCTATGGGTTGAACCTGTCCAACAACAATATTTTAATTACTCCGGGCAGTCAGTCGATTTATTTTTATGCGGCGAATGCGTTTGGGGGCTATACCGCTGATGGCAGTCAACTGAAAAAAATTGTCCTGCCCTTGAGTCCTGACTATACGGGATATGGCGGGGTGACGTTGGTGCCAGAGGCTTTGATCGCCTATAAACCCACTTTGGATATTGATGAAAAAGCCAATCGGTTTAAGTACCGTCCCGATTTTAGTCAGCTTGCGATTGATGAAAATACCGGCTGCGTGATTTTTTCCCGTCCTTGTAATCCCACGGGAAATGTGCTGACTCAGGAGGAAGTGGAAAAAATTGCAGCCCTGGCAGCGCCATATAATGTGCCGGTGTTGGTGGATTCTGCTTATGCTCCCCCATACCCAGCTTTGAATTTTACCGATATGACCCCAATTATGGGTGAGAATATCATCCACTGTATTAGTTTATCTAAGGCGGGATTACCGGGAGAACGGATTGGGATTGCGATCGGCGATCCGGAGATGATTCAAGTGCTGGAATGTTTCCAGACGAATATGTGTATTCACTCCCCCCGCTACGGTCAGGCGATCGCGGCTCGGGCGATCGCCTCTGGTACACTAGCGGATATTGCCGAAACCGTAATTCGCCCTCATTACCAGCAAAAATTCACCGTCGTCGAAAATACCCTAGATCAAGCCATGCCTAAAGATTTGCCTTGGTGTCTCCACCGTGGAGAAGGGGCGATCTTTTCCTGGTTATGGTTGCCAGAGTTACCCATGACCGATTGGGAATTCTATCAAGAACTGAAAAAAGTCGGCGTGATTGTGGTGCCTGGTAGTTCATTCTTCCCTGGTTTGCGCGAAGATTGGCCCCATACTCAACAATGTATTCGGATTAGTTTAACCGCCACCGATGAAGAACTCACCACCGGGATGCAGCGATTAGCCAAAGTTGCGGCAGAAGTTCATCAAAAGGTATTGGTTAGTTAA
- the glgP gene encoding alpha-glucan family phosphorylase yields MKAVEKLKAKLPITLKPLAEIAYNYWWSWTPERISLFRNIDPETWQKCNHNPVALLRFADQVRLSQLANDPIYIKRVTSVFKQFQRYMSEADTWASRVAPQISPTSPVAYFCAEFGIHESLPIYSGGLGILAGDHLKSASDLGVPLVAVGLMYRQGYFRQRINRHGWQEDYYVDNNFELMPLELMVNSQGHPITVEVEIRQRLVKIQIWRAQVGRVNLYLLDTDREDNDLVDRWLTGHLYGGNAETRIAQEFILGIGGFQALKAVGIEPAICHLNEGHAAFCTLEAARQEMLKTGKSFYEVEATVRDRCVFTTHTPVPAGHDVFSRDLIESYFSRYWTKLGLSEDQFMALGARRLDDPWEPFGMTVLALRMCRTANGVSALHGEVSRKMWHILYPQGSVDQVPIGHITNGVHARTWTAPLLDDLYTEYLGQDWSSKIADPQMWANVEQIPDQELWWRHLMLKDYLIAHTRAKLKQARKERGEDQFWIDAIDRMLDPNVLTIGFARRFSTYKRGYLLLRDIERSLAILGNPDRPVQLIFAGKAHPADEEGKRILQRLFDWSRNHEQLRDRVVIIPDYDMYTARKLVQGVDVWLNTPRRPLEASGTSGQKVCFNGGINCSVLDGWWCEGYQAGPDGKGINGWAIGEDAHTTDQELQDKIDSEALYKLLEEEIVPLYYDRDANGIPHGWIQMMKASIKTNGPLFNTDRMIADYVAKVYAPGIATNVESIRASVLA; encoded by the coding sequence ATGAAAGCTGTCGAAAAACTCAAAGCAAAGTTACCAATTACCCTCAAACCTTTAGCGGAAATTGCCTATAACTATTGGTGGAGTTGGACTCCAGAGCGCATTTCCCTATTTCGGAACATCGATCCAGAAACATGGCAAAAGTGTAATCATAATCCGGTTGCCTTGTTACGATTTGCTGACCAAGTGCGCTTGAGTCAGCTTGCCAACGATCCGATTTATATCAAACGAGTCACGTCCGTCTTCAAGCAATTTCAGCGTTACATGAGTGAGGCGGATACCTGGGCATCTCGCGTGGCTCCGCAAATTTCACCCACCAGTCCCGTGGCTTACTTTTGCGCGGAATTTGGCATCCATGAATCCCTGCCCATTTACTCTGGAGGCTTGGGCATATTAGCCGGAGACCATCTAAAATCCGCCTCGGATTTAGGGGTGCCCCTGGTAGCGGTGGGTTTGATGTATCGCCAGGGCTATTTCCGGCAACGCATCAACCGTCATGGCTGGCAAGAAGATTATTATGTGGATAACAATTTTGAACTTATGCCTCTGGAGTTGATGGTCAACTCACAAGGACACCCCATAACCGTTGAAGTGGAAATTCGTCAACGTCTGGTGAAAATTCAAATTTGGCGAGCCCAGGTGGGACGAGTCAATCTCTATTTATTAGATACTGACCGCGAAGATAATGATTTGGTTGACCGTTGGCTGACCGGCCATTTGTATGGTGGGAATGCAGAAACCCGCATTGCTCAAGAATTTATCCTGGGAATTGGGGGTTTCCAAGCTTTAAAAGCTGTGGGAATTGAGCCTGCTATTTGTCATTTGAATGAAGGCCATGCGGCGTTTTGCACTTTGGAAGCAGCGCGGCAAGAAATGCTGAAAACGGGTAAGTCTTTCTATGAAGTGGAAGCGACGGTGCGCGATCGCTGTGTGTTTACCACCCATACCCCAGTTCCTGCTGGCCATGATGTGTTTTCTCGTGACCTAATTGAGTCCTATTTTTCCCGTTATTGGACAAAATTAGGTTTATCGGAAGATCAGTTTATGGCCTTGGGCGCCCGTCGCCTGGACGATCCCTGGGAACCTTTCGGCATGACGGTGCTGGCATTGCGGATGTGTCGTACTGCCAATGGCGTCTCAGCCCTGCATGGGGAGGTTTCTCGGAAAATGTGGCATATTCTCTATCCCCAGGGTTCCGTGGATCAGGTGCCTATTGGCCATATTACCAATGGGGTTCATGCTCGCACTTGGACGGCGCCTCTGCTAGATGACCTTTATACAGAATACCTGGGTCAAGACTGGTCAAGTAAAATTGCCGATCCGCAAATGTGGGCGAATGTGGAGCAAATTCCCGATCAAGAACTCTGGTGGCGGCACCTGATGCTGAAAGATTACTTGATTGCCCATACGCGGGCTAAACTCAAGCAAGCCCGCAAAGAACGGGGTGAAGATCAGTTTTGGATTGATGCCATAGACCGAATGCTCGATCCAAATGTGTTGACCATTGGTTTTGCCCGTCGATTTAGTACCTATAAGCGCGGTTATCTGTTGCTACGAGATATCGAGCGATCGCTGGCAATTTTGGGCAACCCCGATCGCCCAGTGCAGCTAATCTTTGCCGGGAAAGCCCATCCCGCTGATGAAGAAGGCAAGCGGATTTTGCAACGGTTGTTTGATTGGTCTCGCAACCACGAACAATTGCGCGATCGCGTGGTGATTATCCCCGATTACGATATGTACACCGCCCGGAAATTGGTGCAAGGGGTGGATGTGTGGCTGAATACCCCCCGTCGTCCCCTGGAAGCATCGGGCACCAGCGGCCAAAAAGTCTGCTTCAACGGGGGGATTAACTGTAGCGTCCTCGATGGTTGGTGGTGTGAAGGCTACCAAGCAGGCCCCGATGGCAAGGGAATTAATGGGTGGGCGATCGGGGAAGATGCCCATACCACCGACCAAGAACTCCAGGATAAAATCGACTCCGAAGCCCTCTACAAGTTATTAGAAGAGGAAATTGTCCCGTTGTACTATGACCGAGATGCCAACGGCATTCCTCATGGCTGGATTCAGATGATGAAAGCCTCCATCAAAACCAACGGCCCATTATTTAACACCGATCGCATGATTGCCGATTATGTGGCTAAAGTCTATGCACCGGGTATCGCAACTAATGTAGAGTCAATTCGAGCCAGCGTTTTGGCATAA